Proteins from a genomic interval of Halopseudomonas litoralis:
- a CDS encoding toxin VasX, with translation MTTHNHDQALHLANANQAAKKDFATENLASPVAACPARQAEIFVVPVRYALGEQAAEHANFQPGVTPSSHPMALRRLREGYLYIWHQDSQLKRYAIADDGLLVEQGLDAPDAPVPSGSQTGVALNKQYDAWLMFSEIPLPPSVHQLLAQSASERQGRMRHVSLTQVAYNLTAAHCPPLEFSDQLMAELMAEPREQALARDYQQKGDAYREGVNALGQQMYKNPTPELVHAYVNASLRLREGEQAAAGHPKSAGQSGEWSAISWDVSAVDTWLSRARSEAGALHAVFVCLDDDLGVLRDINHEQERVEALHESWVADNNLRQSVGGFIRSMIREDGGEVSNLLNYRYRDHDIQLTPTQGETILESQRRLEELFKEESHINQERGRQYSHTQANAKLARVHDEVAATTAPVRDFLPPELYNQAELIVREYRKEKVTNLAGGRAAAQVAEHIDLERMDAWLDEEAPQHYQQVEERHEALYADRARFLPRHGSGTWFVDYSDLDHQRWLDEVAKATLSAQCSRQKGADQFAGYVRSDDVGSLRLVFHAWSPSLEVAVNSTSRLNEILAALSRDNLGATQAALASLLDEPAVAALQRLAQDMEGAWANTVSRLGAALLALKLPGEVAGQWAGSFVVARLGDDVRLVRFADGVNQSWRLLGGKADTLNQWLRGTVQAIGQGRASAIAQSSAVQNSGGLLPLAALLLNGLNANHYLSQAGAVDGMDSRRVAETVSASLYAGAALTAVIQNWLILGKGVEELNLRTSIAPTLTLFGGVVGVLSFGAANREFEALQQQIEQAQTRVDPWLERRQTVTLGQSGIYFAQAALGLSLTGMRMANRISTAQAIRYFRMGMGPINLLLLGLGGAYLYAWSRQSTPM, from the coding sequence ATGACTACTCACAACCACGATCAGGCTCTGCACCTGGCCAACGCCAATCAGGCCGCAAAAAAAGATTTTGCTACCGAAAATCTGGCCAGCCCAGTTGCCGCTTGCCCAGCGCGTCAGGCTGAGATCTTTGTCGTGCCGGTCCGCTACGCGCTGGGCGAACAGGCAGCAGAGCATGCCAATTTTCAGCCAGGTGTGACGCCAAGCAGTCACCCTATGGCGCTGCGCCGTCTGCGCGAGGGTTATCTCTACATTTGGCACCAAGATAGCCAGTTGAAGCGCTACGCGATCGCAGATGATGGATTGTTGGTGGAGCAAGGGCTTGATGCCCCCGATGCGCCAGTGCCCAGCGGCAGCCAAACGGGCGTCGCTTTGAATAAGCAGTACGATGCCTGGCTGATGTTCAGCGAAATTCCTCTTCCACCTTCGGTTCATCAACTCTTGGCGCAAAGTGCCAGCGAACGCCAAGGGCGCATGCGCCACGTGAGCCTTACGCAGGTCGCATACAACTTGACCGCCGCACACTGTCCCCCGCTTGAGTTCAGTGACCAGCTGATGGCTGAATTGATGGCTGAACCGCGCGAGCAGGCATTGGCTCGCGATTATCAGCAAAAGGGAGATGCCTACCGGGAAGGAGTTAATGCGCTTGGTCAGCAGATGTACAAGAACCCCACCCCTGAACTTGTGCACGCATACGTGAATGCTTCCCTCCGGTTGCGTGAGGGCGAACAGGCCGCCGCGGGCCATCCAAAGTCAGCGGGTCAGTCCGGCGAATGGAGTGCGATTTCCTGGGACGTATCAGCCGTCGATACCTGGCTTAGTCGAGCTCGGAGTGAAGCCGGAGCACTGCATGCTGTGTTTGTATGCCTTGATGACGATCTTGGTGTACTGCGCGATATCAACCATGAACAGGAACGAGTGGAAGCGCTCCACGAAAGTTGGGTCGCAGATAATAACCTGCGTCAAAGCGTAGGAGGCTTCATCCGTAGCATGATCCGAGAGGATGGCGGTGAAGTATCAAACTTGCTCAACTATCGCTACCGCGATCATGATATTCAACTCACCCCTACGCAGGGCGAGACAATTCTGGAAAGCCAGCGCCGACTTGAAGAACTGTTCAAGGAAGAGAGCCACATTAACCAGGAACGTGGCCGCCAGTACAGCCACACCCAAGCCAATGCAAAGCTAGCCCGGGTCCATGACGAGGTGGCAGCTACAACTGCGCCGGTACGCGACTTCCTGCCGCCCGAACTCTATAACCAGGCCGAGCTCATCGTACGTGAATACCGCAAGGAAAAAGTCACCAACCTGGCCGGCGGCCGCGCCGCCGCTCAGGTCGCCGAACATATCGACCTGGAACGCATGGACGCCTGGCTTGACGAAGAAGCCCCCCAGCACTATCAGCAAGTGGAAGAGCGTCACGAAGCTCTCTATGCCGATCGTGCGAGATTTCTGCCTCGCCATGGCTCCGGCACCTGGTTCGTTGATTACAGCGACCTTGACCATCAACGCTGGCTCGACGAAGTTGCCAAAGCCACTCTTAGCGCCCAGTGCAGCCGTCAGAAGGGCGCCGACCAGTTCGCCGGTTACGTGCGCTCCGATGATGTTGGCAGCCTGCGTCTTGTATTCCATGCCTGGAGCCCGTCCTTGGAGGTGGCAGTTAACAGCACCAGCCGGCTGAATGAAATTTTGGCGGCACTCAGTCGAGACAATTTAGGTGCCACCCAGGCCGCCCTTGCCAGTCTGTTGGATGAGCCCGCCGTGGCTGCGTTGCAACGCTTGGCCCAAGATATGGAAGGTGCGTGGGCTAACACTGTTAGCAGGCTCGGTGCAGCGCTATTAGCACTCAAGTTACCCGGAGAGGTGGCCGGCCAGTGGGCGGGATCGTTTGTGGTTGCGAGGCTCGGTGATGATGTTCGCTTGGTGCGTTTTGCTGACGGCGTGAACCAGAGCTGGCGTCTGCTCGGAGGTAAGGCCGACACGCTCAATCAGTGGTTGCGTGGGACAGTGCAGGCCATTGGTCAGGGCCGCGCCTCCGCGATTGCACAGTCATCAGCGGTTCAGAACAGCGGCGGCTTGCTGCCACTGGCTGCGTTGCTACTCAATGGTCTTAATGCCAATCATTATCTTAGCCAGGCCGGCGCGGTCGATGGGATGGACAGTCGGCGCGTGGCTGAAACGGTATCGGCCAGTCTATATGCCGGTGCGGCGCTGACGGCTGTGATACAGAACTGGTTGATTCTGGGGAAAGGTGTCGAGGAATTAAATCTCCGTACATCAATCGCGCCGACGTTGACCCTATTCGGTGGGGTAGTTGGCGTTTTGTCGTTTGGTGCCGCAAACCGAGAATTTGAGGCGCTGCAGCAGCAAATTGAGCAAGCTCAGACTCGGGTCGACCCGTGGCTTGAGCGACGCCAAACGGTAACGCTTGGCCAAAGCGGGATTTACTTTGCCCAAGCAGCTCTGGGTCTTAGCCTGACTGGCATGCGAATGGCTAACCGTATCAGCACTGCCCAAGCCATCCGTTATTTCAGGATGGGCATGGGGCCGATAAACTTGCTGCTTCTTGGTCTGGGTGGCGCTTACCTTTATGCTTGGTCGCGACAGTCCACTCCCATGTAG
- a CDS encoding IS256 family transposase: protein MPTKKKPGRETPRDLPAIPKELIDQFVNGPMSAEAIQDASMAFKKALIERALGAELGHHLGYPEGAERPEGASNQRNGRSGKTVLTDDGPLRLDIPRDRDGSFAPILIPKHERRFTGFDDKIIAMYARGMTVREIRAFLAEQYGTDVSHDFISSVTDAVLEEISAWQQRPLEPMYPVIFFDALRVKIRDEGLVRNKAVYLALGVLPDGTRDILGIWIETTEGAKFWMKVFNDLKTRGVEDILIAVTDGLKGIPEALSAVFPDTTLQTCIVHLIRNSLDYAGWDKRRELAKALKPIYQALNAEVAAQALDAFEAGPWGKQYPTVTAAWRRAWDRVIPFFVFPPAIRKVIYTTNAIESINAQLRKIIKTRGHFPTDEAATKLIWLALRNITANWGNAAHDWKAAMNQFAILYEDRFTRPTW, encoded by the coding sequence ATGCCGACCAAGAAGAAGCCGGGGCGTGAAACCCCGCGAGACCTACCAGCAATTCCCAAAGAGCTGATTGATCAGTTCGTCAATGGTCCGATGAGCGCTGAAGCCATTCAGGATGCCTCGATGGCGTTCAAGAAGGCGTTGATCGAGCGGGCCCTTGGTGCCGAGCTAGGGCATCACCTTGGCTACCCTGAAGGTGCTGAGCGCCCAGAGGGGGCGAGCAACCAGCGTAACGGCCGGAGCGGCAAGACAGTGCTCACCGATGATGGCCCGCTGCGTCTGGACATCCCCCGAGACCGCGACGGCAGCTTTGCCCCGATCCTGATTCCCAAGCATGAGCGCCGCTTTACCGGCTTTGACGACAAGATCATTGCCATGTATGCCCGAGGCATGACGGTTCGTGAAATCCGAGCCTTCCTGGCCGAGCAGTACGGAACCGATGTTTCTCATGACTTCATCAGTTCGGTTACCGATGCCGTATTGGAAGAGATTAGCGCTTGGCAGCAACGCCCCTTGGAGCCAATGTACCCGGTCATCTTTTTCGATGCCTTGAGGGTCAAAATTCGGGACGAGGGCCTGGTTCGCAATAAGGCCGTTTACCTAGCGCTTGGGGTGTTACCGGACGGTACACGGGATATTCTGGGCATCTGGATCGAAACGACGGAGGGCGCCAAATTCTGGATGAAGGTGTTCAACGATCTGAAGACCCGAGGCGTAGAAGATATATTGATCGCCGTGACTGACGGCCTGAAGGGCATACCTGAAGCCCTGAGTGCGGTGTTCCCGGATACCACCTTGCAGACCTGCATTGTACATCTGATCCGCAACAGCCTTGATTATGCAGGCTGGGACAAGCGCAGAGAGCTGGCCAAAGCTCTCAAGCCCATCTATCAGGCGCTCAACGCCGAGGTCGCAGCGCAGGCTTTGGACGCGTTTGAAGCTGGGCCATGGGGTAAGCAGTACCCGACGGTCACAGCAGCCTGGCGGCGTGCGTGGGATAGGGTCATTCCGTTCTTTGTGTTCCCGCCCGCCATACGAAAGGTGATCTATACGACCAATGCGATTGAAAGCATCAACGCTCAGTTGCGTAAGATCATTAAAACCCGGGGCCACTTCCCAACGGATGAGGCCGCGACGAAGTTGATCTGGTTGGCGCTACGTAATATCACTGCCAACTGGGGTAACGCGGCACATGACTGGAAAGCCGCTATGAATCAGTTCGCGATCCTATACGAAGATCGCTTCACCAGGCCGACCTGGTAA
- the dapD gene encoding 2,3,4,5-tetrahydropyridine-2,6-dicarboxylate N-succinyltransferase — protein sequence MSDSFSLALGIGTQNSAGDWLEVYYPQPILNPEPRMIAVFAEQLGYTGGNKAISLNASQCAVLGKALCDAGFAELGALAIQLESSTRPLVATILETDDAPITTPGAYLKLHLLSHRLVKPHEVVLAGLFPLLPNVAWTDEGAIDLLELPQRQLAARLQGRDLQVNSIDKFPLMTNYVVPSGVRIADTARVRLGAYVGEGTTVMHEGFINFNAGTAGTSMVEGRISAGVFVGKGSDLGGGCSTMGTLSGGGNIVISVGEGCLIGANAGIGIPLGDRCTVEAGLYITAGLKVALLDDADNLVEIIKARSLANQPDLLFRRNSQTGSIECKTNKSAIQLNGILHAHN from the coding sequence ATGAGTGACAGCTTCAGTCTGGCCCTGGGTATCGGCACCCAGAATAGCGCCGGCGATTGGTTGGAGGTGTATTACCCTCAACCCATCCTGAATCCCGAGCCGCGGATGATAGCCGTGTTCGCCGAGCAGCTCGGCTACACCGGCGGCAACAAGGCTATCAGCCTGAACGCCAGCCAGTGCGCCGTACTGGGCAAAGCTCTCTGCGATGCAGGCTTTGCCGAGCTCGGCGCATTGGCCATTCAGCTTGAAAGCAGCACCCGCCCGCTGGTGGCGACCATCCTTGAAACCGATGACGCACCGATCACCACACCCGGCGCCTACCTCAAGCTGCATCTGCTGTCCCACCGTCTGGTCAAGCCCCATGAAGTGGTGCTGGCCGGCCTGTTCCCGCTGCTGCCAAACGTAGCCTGGACCGATGAAGGCGCAATAGATCTGCTTGAGCTGCCCCAGCGCCAGCTGGCTGCCAGATTGCAGGGGCGCGACCTGCAGGTGAACAGCATCGACAAGTTTCCGCTCATGACCAACTACGTCGTACCCAGCGGCGTCCGTATCGCCGATACCGCTCGCGTACGTCTGGGCGCCTATGTTGGTGAGGGCACCACCGTCATGCATGAAGGTTTTATCAACTTCAATGCCGGCACCGCAGGCACCAGCATGGTCGAAGGCCGGATCTCCGCCGGCGTCTTTGTTGGAAAGGGCTCGGACCTGGGTGGAGGTTGCTCAACCATGGGCACCCTCTCCGGCGGCGGCAATATCGTCATCTCAGTGGGTGAAGGCTGTCTGATCGGTGCCAACGCCGGCATCGGCATCCCCTTGGGTGACCGCTGCACCGTGGAAGCCGGCCTGTACATCACCGCCGGCCTCAAGGTCGCGCTGCTGGACGACGCCGACAACCTGGTGGAAATCATCAAGGCCCGCAGCCTCGCCAACCAACCCGATCTGCTGTTCCGCCGCAACTCACAGACCGGCTCGATCGAGTGCAAAACCAATAAGAGCGCCATTCAGTTGAATGGGATATTGCATGCGCATAACTGA
- a CDS encoding ArsC family reductase, giving the protein MITLYGIKACDTMKKARTWLDEHGVEYHFHDYKKEGIDAARLHAWCTEHGWQKILNRQGTTFRKLNDADKQDIDQDKAVALMQANPSMIKRPVLDIGSQRLVGFKPDLYAAAF; this is encoded by the coding sequence ATGATTACCCTGTATGGCATCAAAGCTTGCGACACCATGAAAAAAGCCCGTACCTGGCTGGATGAGCATGGCGTCGAATATCACTTCCATGACTACAAGAAGGAAGGTATCGATGCCGCCCGTCTGCATGCCTGGTGCACCGAGCACGGCTGGCAGAAAATCCTCAACCGCCAGGGCACGACCTTCCGCAAGCTCAACGATGCCGACAAACAGGACATCGATCAAGACAAGGCCGTCGCCCTGATGCAAGCCAATCCTTCCATGATAAAAAGACCGGTACTGGATATCGGCTCACAGCGTCTGGTCGGTTTCAAGCCCGACCTGTATGCCGCTGCCTTCTGA
- the dapC gene encoding succinyldiaminopimelate transaminase, which translates to MNLDLQRLQPYPFEKLRALLADITPNPELAPIALSIGEPKHDSPALVLEALAANLDKAATYPSTAGLPQLRQGIVDWLSQRFQLPAGMLDADRHVLPVTGTREALFSFTQAVVQRDPEGLVVSPNPFYQIYEGAAFLAGVQPHYLACNPADGFVPDFDKVPADIWRRCQLLFICSPGNPTGAVIPLATLQKLIGLADEHDFVIASDECYSEIYAPDQPAPVGLLQACASLGRTDFSRCVVFHSLSKRSNLPGLRSGFVAGDASLLGPYLTYRTYHGCAMPIHVQLASLTAWQDEEHVAANRALYQAKFDAVLDILGDVLDIQRPDAGFYLWPATPIDDETFTRRLLAEQNVAVVPGRYLSREVDGHNPGAGRVRLALVAPLADCIEAAQRIRTFIRSL; encoded by the coding sequence ATGAATCTTGACCTGCAACGCCTGCAGCCCTACCCCTTTGAAAAGCTGCGGGCGCTGCTCGCCGATATCACGCCCAACCCGGAGCTGGCACCGATCGCTCTGTCCATCGGCGAACCGAAACATGACTCCCCGGCGCTGGTACTGGAAGCCCTTGCCGCCAATCTGGACAAAGCGGCCACCTATCCTTCCACCGCCGGCCTGCCGCAGCTGCGCCAGGGTATTGTCGACTGGCTAAGTCAACGCTTCCAGTTACCTGCTGGCATGCTCGATGCTGATCGGCATGTATTGCCCGTCACCGGCACCCGCGAGGCGTTGTTTTCATTCACCCAGGCCGTGGTGCAGCGTGACCCAGAGGGACTGGTGGTCAGCCCCAACCCCTTCTATCAGATCTATGAAGGCGCCGCGTTCCTCGCTGGTGTGCAGCCTCACTATCTGGCCTGCAATCCAGCCGATGGTTTTGTCCCTGATTTCGACAAGGTCCCGGCAGACATCTGGCGCCGCTGCCAACTGCTGTTCATCTGCTCGCCCGGCAACCCCACCGGCGCGGTCATCCCGCTGGCAACACTGCAGAAACTGATCGGACTGGCGGACGAACATGATTTCGTTATCGCCTCGGATGAATGTTACAGCGAAATCTACGCACCGGACCAACCAGCCCCGGTCGGGCTGCTGCAGGCCTGCGCCAGCCTGGGACGCACAGATTTTTCCCGCTGCGTGGTGTTTCACAGCCTGTCCAAGCGCTCCAACCTGCCCGGCCTGCGCTCGGGGTTTGTCGCCGGTGACGCCAGCCTGCTTGGCCCCTACCTTACCTATCGAACCTATCACGGCTGTGCCATGCCGATTCACGTCCAATTGGCCAGCCTCACAGCGTGGCAGGATGAAGAGCACGTAGCGGCCAACCGCGCCCTGTACCAGGCCAAGTTCGACGCGGTGCTGGATATTCTTGGCGACGTACTGGACATCCAGCGCCCGGACGCCGGCTTCTATCTGTGGCCGGCCACGCCCATCGATGACGAAACCTTCACCCGCCGCCTGCTGGCCGAGCAGAACGTGGCTGTCGTACCGGGGCGCTACCTGTCCCGCGAAGTCGACGGCCACAACCCCGGCGCGGGCCGTGTACGCCTGGCGCTGGTCGCGCCGCTGGCCGACTGCATCGAAGCCGCCCAACGTATTCGGACTTTTATCAGGAGCCTCTGA
- a CDS encoding [protein-PII] uridylyltransferase: protein MDHELFDPSQFKADLALKRSPIPAFKKALRHASEVLQARFEGGRDIHKLIHDRAWFTDQILRQAWSALACPDDPDIALLAGGGYGRGELHPHSDIDLLILLRDGSGDRYNEAISQFLTLLWDIGLEVGQSVRTVSECQQEARADVTVITNLMESRLLVGDESLRQAMLEAVGPQHMWTSAEFFRAKRAEQHDRHAKFNDTEYNLEPNVKSSPGGLRDIQTIGWVALRHFGTSNLRELVGQGFLNEPEYNILAGGRAFLWQVRFALHTLAGRAEDRLLFDHQRALARLFGFEDNDAKLAVERFMQKYYRIVMSLSELNDLLMQHFEEILLRDAESADIQPLNSRFQVRNHYIEVTHPQVFKRTPFALLEIFVLMAQHQEIRGVRADSIRLLRDHRHLIDDDFRSDIRNTSLFVELLRCREGVHRNLRRMNRYGILGRYLPEFGRIVGQMQHDLFHIYTVDAHTLNLIKHLRKLGRPDYQEKYPLAWKIFCRLPKPDLLYMAGLYHDIAKGRGGDHSELGALDATLFCQRHKLPAWDTHLVSWLVEHHLIMSTTAQRKDISDPEVIHDFAVQLGNQVRLDYLYVLTIADINATNPTLWNSWRASLLRQLYTETKRALRRGLDNPPNRAQQIADTQHAAMDILVRSGIDEEDVEALWTQLGEDYFLRHTASDIAWHTEAIAQHPEHRGPLVLIKETAQREFEGATQIFLYTPEQHDQFAVTAAAMDQLNLSIQDARIITTSNRFSLDTYIVLDADGGPIGDNPERIREIKRGLLEALSDPDAYPAIIQRRVPRQLKHFAFDPEVTIFTDHSAQHTILELSAPDRPGLLAKMGKIFLDFDISVQNARIVTLGERVDDVFVITDADNQPLSDPLLCERLQNTIIRTLSYGTRENNMPQSMDI, encoded by the coding sequence GTGGATCACGAACTGTTTGACCCAAGCCAGTTCAAGGCTGATCTGGCTCTCAAGCGAAGCCCGATTCCTGCCTTCAAGAAAGCCCTGCGGCATGCCAGTGAAGTATTGCAGGCCCGTTTCGAGGGCGGCCGTGACATTCACAAACTGATCCACGATCGAGCCTGGTTCACCGACCAGATTCTGCGTCAGGCCTGGAGCGCCCTCGCCTGCCCCGACGATCCCGATATCGCACTATTGGCGGGCGGAGGTTATGGGCGTGGCGAGTTGCATCCGCATTCTGACATCGACCTGCTCATCCTGCTACGCGATGGCAGCGGCGATCGCTACAACGAGGCCATCAGCCAGTTTCTCACTCTGCTCTGGGATATCGGTCTGGAGGTCGGTCAGAGCGTCAGGACGGTCAGCGAATGTCAGCAGGAAGCACGCGCCGACGTCACCGTGATAACCAATCTCATGGAGTCGCGGCTGCTGGTCGGTGATGAGTCCCTGCGCCAAGCCATGCTCGAAGCCGTCGGACCGCAGCACATGTGGACCAGCGCGGAGTTCTTCCGCGCCAAGCGCGCCGAGCAACACGATCGGCATGCCAAGTTCAACGATACCGAATACAACCTCGAGCCCAACGTCAAAAGCTCCCCCGGCGGACTGCGCGATATCCAGACCATCGGCTGGGTCGCGCTGCGCCATTTCGGTACCAGCAACCTGCGTGAGCTGGTCGGCCAGGGCTTTCTAAATGAGCCCGAATACAACATTCTGGCCGGTGGCCGGGCATTCCTCTGGCAAGTACGCTTTGCCCTGCATACCCTCGCCGGCCGCGCCGAGGATCGCCTGCTGTTCGATCACCAGCGCGCCCTGGCGCGCCTGTTCGGCTTCGAGGACAACGATGCCAAGCTGGCAGTCGAGCGCTTCATGCAGAAGTACTACCGCATCGTCATGTCACTGTCGGAGCTGAACGACCTGCTGATGCAACATTTTGAAGAAATCCTGCTGCGCGATGCCGAGTCGGCGGACATCCAACCGCTCAACAGCCGCTTTCAGGTGCGCAACCACTATATCGAGGTAACGCACCCGCAGGTATTCAAGCGCACCCCTTTCGCCCTGCTGGAGATCTTCGTGCTGATGGCTCAGCATCAGGAAATCCGCGGCGTTCGCGCAGACAGCATCCGGCTGCTGCGCGATCATCGTCACCTGATCGATGACGACTTTCGCAGCGACATCCGCAATACCAGCCTGTTCGTCGAACTGCTGCGCTGCCGCGAGGGCGTGCACCGCAACCTGAGACGCATGAACCGCTATGGCATTCTCGGGCGCTATCTGCCGGAGTTCGGGCGCATCGTCGGTCAGATGCAACATGACCTGTTCCACATTTATACCGTGGATGCGCACACCCTGAACCTGATCAAGCATCTGCGCAAACTGGGTCGCCCCGATTATCAGGAAAAGTACCCGCTGGCCTGGAAGATCTTCTGCCGTCTGCCCAAGCCTGACCTTCTGTACATGGCCGGGCTGTATCACGACATTGCCAAGGGCCGCGGTGGCGATCATTCCGAGCTTGGCGCACTGGATGCAACCCTGTTCTGCCAGCGTCACAAACTGCCCGCCTGGGATACCCACCTAGTCAGCTGGCTGGTGGAGCACCATCTGATCATGTCCACCACCGCCCAGCGCAAGGACATTTCCGATCCAGAGGTGATCCATGACTTTGCCGTGCAGCTGGGTAACCAGGTGCGCCTGGATTACCTGTACGTGCTGACCATTGCAGACATCAACGCGACCAATCCGACGCTATGGAATTCCTGGCGCGCCTCGCTGCTGCGCCAGCTGTACACCGAAACCAAACGCGCTCTGCGCCGCGGCCTCGACAACCCGCCCAACCGTGCGCAACAGATTGCCGACACCCAGCACGCCGCCATGGATATTCTGGTGCGCAGCGGCATTGATGAAGAGGATGTCGAGGCCCTGTGGACACAGCTGGGCGAGGATTACTTTCTACGTCACACCGCCAGCGACATTGCCTGGCATACCGAAGCCATCGCTCAGCACCCTGAACATCGCGGCCCTCTGGTGTTGATCAAGGAAACCGCCCAGCGTGAATTCGAAGGCGCCACGCAGATATTTCTCTATACGCCTGAACAGCATGATCAGTTCGCAGTAACCGCTGCGGCCATGGACCAACTCAACCTGAGTATTCAGGATGCCCGCATCATCACCACCAGCAATCGATTCAGCCTCGACACCTATATAGTATTGGACGCCGATGGCGGCCCGATCGGCGACAATCCCGAACGCATTCGCGAAATCAAGCGCGGCCTGCTGGAGGCGCTGTCCGATCCGGACGCCTACCCGGCGATCATCCAGCGCCGGGTGCCGCGTCAGCTCAAGCATTTTGCCTTCGACCCTGAAGTCACCATCTTCACCGACCACAGCGCACAGCACACTATTCTCGAACTGAGTGCACCCGACCGCCCCGGTCTGCTGGCAAAAATGGGGAAAATATTTCTGGATTTCGACATCAGCGTGCAAAATGCCCGGATCGTCACCCTGGGTGAGCGCGTGGATGACGTTTTTGTGATCACTGATGCGGACAATCAACCCTTGTCTGACCCGCTATTGTGCGAACGGCTGCAGAACACCATCATCCGCACACTGAGCTATGGCACCAGAGAAAACAATATGCCGCAATCAATGGATATTTAA
- the map gene encoding type I methionyl aminopeptidase yields the protein MSVSIKTPEDIAGMRVAGRLAAEVLEMIGEYVKPGVTTDELNQRCHDFIVNEQKAIPAPLNYGGGHGRIPFPKSICTSLNHVVCHGIPNDKPLKNGDAMNIDITVIKDGYHGDTSKMFHVGETPEWVARLSRVTQECLYKGISVVRPGARLGDIGQIIQDHAHANRFSVVRDYCGHGIGKVFHEEPQVLHYGKAGTGLELKEGMIFTIEPMLNQGRAETRLLGDGWTAITKDRKLSAQWEHTILVTADGYEVLTLRKEESFR from the coding sequence ATGAGCGTATCCATCAAGACCCCCGAAGATATCGCCGGCATGCGCGTCGCCGGCCGCCTGGCTGCTGAAGTGCTGGAGATGATCGGGGAGTACGTCAAGCCGGGTGTTACCACCGATGAGCTGAACCAGCGTTGCCATGACTTTATCGTCAATGAACAGAAGGCCATTCCCGCGCCGCTGAACTACGGCGGCGGCCACGGCCGCATCCCATTCCCCAAATCCATCTGCACCTCGCTCAACCATGTGGTCTGCCACGGCATCCCCAACGACAAGCCGCTGAAAAACGGCGATGCGATGAACATCGACATCACCGTCATCAAGGACGGCTACCACGGCGATACCAGCAAGATGTTCCATGTTGGCGAGACGCCGGAGTGGGTTGCACGCCTGTCGCGGGTTACTCAGGAATGCCTGTATAAAGGCATATCCGTGGTCCGTCCCGGCGCGCGGCTGGGAGATATTGGTCAGATCATCCAGGATCACGCCCATGCCAACCGTTTCAGCGTGGTACGCGATTATTGTGGTCACGGCATCGGCAAAGTGTTCCACGAAGAGCCGCAGGTACTGCATTACGGCAAGGCCGGCACCGGCCTTGAATTGAAGGAAGGCATGATCTTCACCATCGAACCCATGCTCAACCAGGGCCGCGCAGAAACCCGCCTGCTGGGTGATGGGTGGACCGCGATCACCAAGGACCGCAAACTGTCGGCGCAGTGGGAGCACACCATCCTGGTCACTGCAGATGGTTATGAAGTACTGACATTGCGCAAGGAAGAAAGCTTCCGTTGA
- the rpsB gene encoding 30S ribosomal protein S2: MTQVSMRDMLKAGAHFGHQTRYWNPKMGKFIFGARNKIHIINLEKTMPMLHEALSFVEKLASGKNKLLFVGTKRAASKIIADEATRAGMPYVDHRWLGGMLTNYKTIRQSIKRLRDLEVQAQDGTFTKLTKKEALMRSRDLEKLDRGLGGIKDMGGLPDALFVIDVEHERIAITEANKLGIPVIGIVDTNSSPDGIDYVIPGNDDAIRAIKLYAGAMADAVLRGKNNGGVDEFVEEAAPASEASEG; the protein is encoded by the coding sequence ATGACCCAAGTTTCCATGCGTGACATGTTGAAGGCCGGTGCGCACTTCGGCCACCAGACCCGTTACTGGAACCCGAAAATGGGCAAGTTCATTTTCGGCGCTCGCAACAAGATTCACATCATCAACCTGGAAAAGACCATGCCGATGCTCCACGAAGCCCTGAGCTTTGTGGAAAAACTGGCCAGCGGCAAGAACAAGCTGCTGTTCGTTGGTACCAAGCGCGCTGCCAGCAAGATCATTGCTGATGAAGCCACTCGTGCCGGCATGCCCTACGTTGACCACCGCTGGCTCGGCGGCATGCTGACCAACTACAAGACCATCCGTCAGTCCATCAAGCGACTGCGTGACCTGGAAGTCCAGGCTCAGGACGGCACCTTCACCAAGCTGACCAAGAAAGAAGCACTGATGCGCAGCCGTGATCTGGAAAAACTGGATCGTGGCCTGGGCGGTATCAAGGACATGGGCGGCCTGCCTGACGCCCTCTTCGTCATCGACGTTGAGCACGAGCGTATTGCCATCACCGAAGCCAACAAGCTGGGCATCCCGGTCATCGGCATCGTTGACACCAACAGCAGCCCTGACGGCATCGACTATGTCATTCCGGGTAACGATGACGCCATTCGCGCCATCAAGCTGTACGCCGGCGCAATGGCTGATGCCGTACTGCGTGGCAAGAACAATGGCGGCGTCGACGAGTTCGTCGAGGAAGCTGCTCCTGCGTCCGAGGCCTCCGAAGGCTGA